The Microbacterium sp. SORGH_AS_0862 genome has a segment encoding these proteins:
- a CDS encoding alpha/beta hydrolase fold domain-containing protein produces MGRSLMTTPTRLDVAIVRWAGRIEELAADLPDLASTDFSARRVAEKTLSDEVAREFTAPAAPEVTVSAVEIPVARTAPIRARLYRPEHLLGSAPTQVFLHGGGFVSGTVDELINDRLLTFRARAADIQILSIEYRLAPEHPYPAAVDDVLAVLTALRDNPGFLSVDATRVGVGGASAGASIAASVALRVRADGGFALLHQALEVPALALRPMGESAALYARGYGLDGYEQLGALYLPDPSPPDAYAEPALLTDPMDLRGLPETWIQVAEHDPLRDAALTFAESLRRANVPVTVEVGEGHVHGSPGLTAVFEPARRWQRHLAATLRRAYHPTT; encoded by the coding sequence ATGGGCCGTTCGCTCATGACGACGCCCACAAGGCTCGACGTGGCGATCGTACGGTGGGCGGGACGCATCGAAGAGCTCGCCGCCGACCTCCCGGACCTGGCCAGCACAGACTTCTCCGCTCGCCGCGTGGCTGAGAAGACTCTCTCCGATGAAGTGGCCCGAGAGTTCACCGCTCCGGCAGCGCCCGAGGTGACAGTGTCGGCCGTCGAAATCCCCGTCGCGAGAACTGCCCCGATTCGGGCCCGACTCTATCGACCCGAGCACCTCCTCGGCAGCGCGCCGACGCAGGTGTTCCTTCACGGTGGAGGCTTCGTATCCGGGACCGTCGATGAGCTGATCAATGACCGACTCCTCACCTTCCGTGCCCGAGCCGCCGACATCCAGATCCTTTCCATCGAGTACCGCCTTGCTCCCGAGCATCCGTACCCGGCGGCGGTCGACGACGTCCTCGCCGTGCTCACCGCCCTTCGCGACAACCCGGGGTTCCTGTCCGTTGATGCGACCCGCGTGGGTGTCGGCGGTGCATCGGCGGGTGCGAGCATCGCCGCCAGCGTCGCGCTGCGCGTGCGTGCGGACGGCGGGTTCGCGCTCCTCCATCAAGCCCTGGAGGTGCCCGCCCTCGCCCTGCGCCCGATGGGGGAGTCAGCGGCCCTGTACGCGCGCGGATACGGGCTGGACGGGTACGAGCAACTGGGGGCGCTCTATCTCCCCGATCCGAGCCCGCCGGACGCCTATGCAGAGCCCGCTCTGCTGACGGATCCGATGGATCTGCGGGGACTGCCCGAGACCTGGATCCAGGTAGCCGAACACGATCCGCTGCGAGACGCGGCACTGACCTTCGCGGAGAGTCTGCGACGCGCCAATGTACCCGTCACCGTCGAGGTCGGCGAGGGTCATGTTCACGGATCGCCGGGGTTGACCGCCGTGTTCGAACCCGCCCGCAGGTGGCAGCGCCACCTCGCCGCTACCCTCCGCCGCGCCTATCACCCCACTACCTGA
- a CDS encoding helix-turn-helix domain-containing protein, which translates to MTTRTAAQRRDEARAEFESFLAECPSREILQTIASKWTCLVLASLADGSMRYNALARRIAGISPRMLTQTLRTLERDGLISRDVTLAVPIEVRYSLTELGTGLLGVVLQLKTWAETHVAAVRAARVSYRE; encoded by the coding sequence ATGACGACCCGTACCGCCGCCCAACGCCGCGACGAAGCTCGTGCGGAGTTCGAGAGCTTCCTCGCGGAATGCCCCTCGCGCGAGATCCTGCAGACGATCGCCAGCAAGTGGACCTGTCTCGTGCTGGCCTCGCTCGCGGACGGGAGCATGAGGTACAACGCGCTCGCGCGCCGCATCGCGGGCATCAGCCCGAGGATGCTGACTCAAACCCTTCGTACCCTCGAGCGAGACGGCCTCATCTCCCGTGACGTCACGCTGGCGGTGCCCATCGAGGTGAGGTACTCGCTCACCGAACTCGGCACCGGACTGCTCGGAGTCGTGCTGCAACTCAAGACATGGGCGGAAACGCACGTCGCGGCCGTGCGCGCCGCTCG
- a CDS encoding helix-turn-helix domain-containing protein — protein sequence MSSSSVPSSWEEYAKALGIELQRRRIALDVTQENLAHRAGLTRTHYQQLERGFWKPGSPANPSLKILVRLAQALQLEVGELLPSGRSVEWPGE from the coding sequence GTGTCCTCCTCCTCCGTCCCATCGTCGTGGGAGGAATACGCCAAAGCCCTCGGCATCGAACTGCAGCGTCGTCGGATCGCGTTGGATGTCACGCAGGAGAACCTCGCCCATCGAGCTGGACTCACGCGTACGCACTACCAGCAGCTCGAGCGAGGGTTCTGGAAGCCGGGGTCTCCCGCGAACCCCTCATTGAAGATCCTTGTGCGCTTGGCTCAGGCGTTGCAGCTCGAGGTCGGTGAGCTGCTGCCGTCCGGTCGCAGCGTCGAGTGGCCGGGGGAGTAG
- a CDS encoding alpha/beta hydrolase: MWERTKTDPFVVELDRRLGAGGGRMPTDPVARREHVREADARATALMQIDAPDVASEDHAVPVEGHPAVRVRVFWPWPAVNRDEAVEPLPVLVYFFGGSFTMGGIDWAGWDAVYRARAADARVIVVAGEYALAPEHRFPTQPEQCWAVFEWVHAHAAGLGGDADKIAIGGASAGANLAAAVALMNRNRNNRPVRLQMLEVPVLDLTLRHVDPRAISPFLPQVAVRHSARQIIRDYLGPDPATRYDPYASPLLAPELEGLPQTVIYTAEKDPLRGDGEAYARALLAAGVPTTCVRYLGQTHGSGGYRRNTAAADHLHRDIVASLRAMREPAPTYPRAPSITWAVRS; encoded by the coding sequence GTGTGGGAGAGAACGAAGACCGATCCGTTCGTCGTGGAACTCGATCGTCGCCTCGGGGCCGGCGGGGGAAGGATGCCGACGGATCCGGTTGCTCGCCGCGAGCACGTTCGCGAAGCGGATGCTCGTGCGACAGCGCTCATGCAGATCGACGCGCCGGACGTGGCGAGCGAGGACCACGCCGTTCCGGTAGAGGGTCATCCCGCGGTGCGGGTGCGTGTGTTCTGGCCGTGGCCTGCGGTGAACCGGGACGAGGCGGTGGAGCCGCTCCCCGTCTTGGTGTACTTCTTTGGCGGATCGTTCACGATGGGCGGCATCGATTGGGCCGGATGGGACGCGGTCTACCGTGCTCGTGCCGCGGACGCACGTGTGATCGTGGTGGCGGGGGAGTACGCGCTCGCTCCGGAGCATCGGTTTCCGACGCAGCCCGAGCAGTGCTGGGCGGTCTTCGAATGGGTCCACGCCCACGCCGCAGGGCTTGGCGGTGACGCCGACAAGATCGCTATTGGGGGTGCGTCCGCGGGAGCGAATCTCGCCGCCGCGGTCGCCCTGATGAACAGGAACCGCAACAACCGCCCGGTCCGGCTTCAAATGCTGGAGGTGCCGGTGCTCGATCTGACGCTGCGCCACGTAGATCCTCGGGCGATCTCCCCGTTCCTTCCGCAAGTGGCCGTCCGCCACAGTGCCCGACAGATCATCCGCGACTATCTCGGACCAGACCCGGCCACTCGTTATGATCCGTACGCGTCGCCCCTGCTGGCCCCCGAACTCGAGGGTCTTCCGCAGACCGTCATCTACACCGCCGAGAAGGACCCGCTTCGCGGCGATGGGGAAGCCTACGCGCGCGCACTGCTCGCCGCCGGAGTGCCCACGACATGCGTGCGTTATCTGGGGCAGACCCATGGCTCCGGGGGATACCGACGGAACACGGCCGCCGCCGACCATCTGCATCGAGACATCGTGGCTTCACTGCGCGCGATGAGAGAACCCGCCCCGACCTACCCGCGCGCACCATCCATCACATGGGCCGTTCGCTCATGA
- a CDS encoding zinc-binding dehydrogenase — protein sequence MLSVQVAADRRLTAREVPEPVPAPDEAVVEVLASSVNRGELALIAMRGEGWRPGQDVAGVVAAAAQDGSGPARGTRVVGLAEQGAWSERVAVRASRLAEVPVNVELETAAALPMAGLTALRTVRSLGSILGAKVLVTGPRGGVGSLQVQLARLGGADVTGLVRAPGSGESESGFVSDLGDGGAFDAALDAIGGDTLRAVVGSLRPGGKVVWFGSGSAEPTALSIYDFVGHEGVSISTYFSYVQDPLQDADDLGVLLRLVEQGTLQLDIDSRWPLTDAQTAMERMSASGVRGKVLLTAIA from the coding sequence ATGCTCAGTGTTCAGGTCGCAGCCGATCGTCGTCTCACCGCACGCGAGGTGCCCGAGCCCGTACCCGCGCCCGATGAGGCGGTGGTCGAGGTGCTGGCGAGCAGCGTCAACAGGGGCGAGCTCGCCCTCATCGCGATGCGCGGAGAGGGGTGGCGCCCCGGGCAGGACGTGGCGGGTGTCGTCGCCGCGGCCGCGCAGGACGGATCGGGGCCGGCGAGAGGCACCCGAGTCGTCGGGCTCGCCGAACAGGGGGCGTGGTCCGAGCGCGTCGCCGTGCGTGCATCTCGCTTGGCCGAAGTCCCCGTGAACGTGGAGTTGGAGACAGCCGCGGCATTGCCGATGGCCGGTCTGACGGCGTTGCGAACCGTCCGAAGCCTGGGAAGCATTCTGGGCGCGAAGGTTCTCGTCACGGGGCCTCGCGGCGGGGTCGGATCTCTGCAGGTGCAGCTCGCCCGCCTCGGCGGCGCCGATGTCACCGGGCTCGTTCGCGCGCCGGGTTCGGGAGAGTCTGAAAGCGGCTTCGTCAGCGACCTCGGCGACGGTGGCGCATTCGATGCGGCGCTGGATGCCATCGGGGGCGACACGCTCCGTGCCGTCGTCGGGTCCCTCCGCCCCGGGGGCAAAGTGGTGTGGTTCGGATCGGGCAGCGCAGAGCCGACTGCCCTGTCCATCTACGACTTCGTCGGCCACGAAGGAGTTTCGATCTCGACCTACTTCTCCTACGTGCAGGACCCCTTGCAGGATGCCGACGATCTCGGCGTCCTGCTTCGGCTGGTCGAGCAGGGCACGCTTCAGCTCGACATCGACAGCCGCTGGCCGCTCACCGACGCTCAGACGGCTATGGAGCGGATGTCGGCGAGCGGCGTCCGCGGTAAGGTCCTGCTCACCGCCATCGCGTGA
- a CDS encoding helix-turn-helix transcriptional regulator, giving the protein MLSLAAHVLHHLSTPQLRRRVRGSPPLALLRSSVPQEVAEALDKLETSPQHPWTVHQLARSASLSTSQLTRILKKTLGITPSALIWRTRLDRMAYLLTAHSMTVSEAAEQTGWSSRTAAARAFKRRYAVCPATYARHARQLPLRT; this is encoded by the coding sequence ATGCTATCGCTGGCGGCACACGTGTTGCATCACCTGTCGACACCCCAGCTTCGCCGAAGAGTACGCGGGTCTCCACCACTCGCTCTATTGCGATCCAGCGTCCCCCAGGAAGTTGCCGAGGCATTAGATAAGTTGGAGACATCTCCCCAGCACCCCTGGACAGTGCATCAGCTCGCTAGAAGCGCCTCGCTATCGACTTCGCAACTTACCCGCATCCTGAAGAAGACGCTTGGCATCACACCCTCAGCTCTAATCTGGAGGACGCGTCTAGACAGGATGGCGTATCTGCTGACGGCCCATTCTATGACTGTCAGCGAAGCTGCCGAGCAAACCGGGTGGTCGAGTCGGACAGCAGCCGCGCGGGCATTCAAGCGCCGTTACGCCGTATGTCCGGCTACCTATGCGCGACACGCGCGGCAGCTCCCCCTCAGAACATAG
- a CDS encoding LacI family DNA-binding transcriptional regulator encodes MGGRATITQVAKQAGVSVSTVSLAINHPHRVNEVTRRAIIAVAVEMGYRGAQVATGQRIAVAAPFSSYPSYYTRLTGILAANASVGAHIIVHDLPSTAAEDAPVLDTLPVKADLDGIIVMGAPLSPHATESPALPGPPVVLVDVPDNTQRHPDIPTVLIDDHRGGALLGEHLASLGHTRVAFLHEEQRSPDYLSAGMLRARGIATHLECVSIPVKPADDLPSVVADIHRDSSITAIAANHDALAAAIAATPAQQDAPLPLTGYDGSALAAALGLTTVWQPFEESGRAAFGLLMQVLEGEHSSLSVLTLAPRLIVNRSTTAARDIGEVTPRRAG; translated from the coding sequence ATGGGCGGGCGGGCGACGATCACCCAGGTTGCAAAGCAGGCCGGGGTGAGCGTGTCCACGGTGTCCCTGGCCATCAACCACCCTCACCGCGTGAACGAGGTCACCCGCCGGGCGATCATCGCCGTCGCGGTCGAAATGGGCTACCGGGGCGCACAGGTCGCAACCGGGCAAAGAATCGCGGTCGCCGCGCCCTTTTCCAGCTACCCGTCCTACTACACCCGGCTCACCGGCATCCTCGCGGCGAACGCGTCCGTCGGCGCGCACATCATCGTCCACGACCTGCCCTCCACGGCGGCCGAGGATGCCCCGGTTCTGGACACGTTGCCGGTGAAAGCCGATCTCGACGGGATCATCGTCATGGGAGCACCCCTGTCCCCGCACGCCACCGAATCGCCCGCTCTCCCCGGCCCCCCCGTGGTCTTGGTGGACGTCCCCGACAACACGCAACGTCATCCCGACATCCCGACAGTCCTCATCGACGACCACCGCGGCGGGGCGCTGCTCGGCGAACACCTCGCCAGTCTGGGTCATACCCGCGTCGCGTTCCTCCACGAAGAACAACGATCCCCCGACTACCTTTCCGCAGGCATGCTGCGCGCCCGCGGAATCGCGACGCACCTGGAATGTGTCAGCATTCCTGTGAAGCCCGCCGACGACCTCCCATCCGTCGTCGCGGACATTCACAGAGATTCATCGATCACGGCGATAGCAGCCAACCACGATGCCCTCGCCGCAGCCATCGCCGCAACCCCGGCCCAACAGGATGCCCCCCTCCCCCTCACCGGCTACGACGGGAGCGCCCTGGCGGCGGCATTGGGCCTCACCACCGTATGGCAGCCGTTCGAAGAATCGGGTCGTGCCGCTTTCGGCCTGCTGATGCAGGTCCTCGAAGGCGAACACTCATCCCTGTCGGTCCTGACTCTCGCCCCTCGTCTCATCGTCAACCGGAGCACGACAGCGGCCCGCGACATCGGTGAGGTCACTCCGCGACGGGCAGGATGA
- a CDS encoding MFS transporter, which yields MMFSATPAPTPAPRAATDTSSPLPEDAPGVRQPRLFLPLFILAWFGVTFALGTISGASIPKALAYLDDAGKATNLSVIAAIGGVVIIVTTPLFGRLSDRTISRAGMRKPWLVGGTLVAVVGVVILSTTQGVAWTIIGWVTVQTGFSATNMVIHALLADQISARIRARVAAAAGVATGLGLIIGAQVMAMLPNDAQWTWFAIPGLVGALLSLMMIFSFRDIVRTERAPRMRWADVVSTYWLNPLRYRDFFWAWACRFLVTMSITAISTYLLFLILDRLDIPIEDASGVQAMALLIFSVGNIVTAILFGWISDRTGRRKMIVLASSLLSAAGLAIAMIAPDVGVFLLGIGIVGAAQGAYVSVDVALMTEVLPSFAEAGKDLGIVALSYQIPQLLIPILALPLLAAAGGSYDLFFIAAIVLAIAGGLAVIPIRSVR from the coding sequence ATGATGTTTTCCGCCACACCCGCACCGACGCCCGCGCCTCGAGCAGCCACCGACACCTCCTCTCCGTTGCCGGAGGACGCGCCTGGCGTCCGGCAACCACGTCTGTTCCTGCCGCTGTTCATCTTGGCGTGGTTCGGCGTCACCTTCGCCCTGGGCACGATCAGCGGAGCGTCGATACCCAAAGCCCTTGCCTACCTCGACGACGCCGGCAAGGCCACGAACCTGTCCGTGATCGCCGCGATCGGTGGGGTCGTAATCATCGTGACGACGCCGCTGTTCGGACGGCTCTCCGACCGGACGATCTCGCGAGCCGGAATGCGTAAGCCCTGGTTGGTCGGCGGCACCCTCGTGGCGGTCGTCGGGGTCGTCATCCTCTCCACCACACAGGGGGTGGCGTGGACGATCATCGGGTGGGTGACGGTGCAGACCGGATTCAGCGCCACCAACATGGTTATCCACGCCCTCCTCGCCGATCAGATTTCGGCCCGCATCCGTGCGCGCGTCGCCGCTGCCGCGGGGGTGGCCACCGGGCTCGGGCTGATCATCGGCGCGCAGGTCATGGCGATGCTGCCGAACGACGCCCAATGGACGTGGTTCGCGATCCCCGGGCTTGTCGGCGCGTTGCTCAGTCTGATGATGATCTTCAGCTTCCGCGATATCGTCCGCACCGAGCGCGCTCCCCGCATGCGGTGGGCGGACGTGGTCTCCACGTACTGGCTGAACCCGCTGCGGTATCGCGACTTCTTCTGGGCGTGGGCATGCCGGTTCCTGGTAACAATGTCCATCACCGCCATCTCCACCTACCTGCTCTTCCTCATCCTCGACCGCCTGGACATCCCCATTGAGGACGCCTCCGGTGTGCAGGCGATGGCACTTCTCATTTTCAGCGTTGGCAACATCGTCACCGCGATCCTGTTCGGCTGGATCTCCGACCGCACCGGCCGACGCAAGATGATCGTCCTCGCCTCGAGTCTGTTGAGTGCAGCGGGGCTGGCGATCGCAATGATCGCCCCTGACGTCGGCGTTTTTCTCCTTGGCATCGGGATCGTCGGAGCCGCTCAGGGTGCCTACGTCTCGGTCGATGTCGCCCTGATGACCGAGGTGCTGCCCAGTTTCGCCGAGGCAGGCAAAGACCTCGGAATCGTCGCCCTGTCCTACCAGATCCCGCAACTCCTGATCCCCATTCTGGCTCTACCTCTCCTCGCTGCAGCGGGGGGCAGTTACGACCTGTTCTTCATCGCCGCGATCGTCCTGGCGATCGCCGGCGGGCTCGCTGTCATCCCTATCCGATCCGTCCGCTGA
- a CDS encoding site-specific DNA-methyltransferase: MPHDVPHAYGSGQLPVELDRDGALVLGGDSVAVLPRLAAGTADSLVTDPPYGLEFNGHAWDGTTGFAESLPCLDVSTMTPPEVFETWCAAWARGAMHALKPGAHLAAFGGTRTWHRMVRGIESAGFEVRDQIAWLYSSGMPKSMDLSHALDKRNGVLRPDRVVQESEREGVLGATRRVVQHGAPVSDNAKEWAGWGTGLRPSFEPIIIARKPIPGTVVDNVLTHGTGALNIDAARFGDERWPTNVALDAAQAETLDLLTGSRRSAPTSARFPIFRYENKAPEPERPRAFGVSHSTVKPLSLMRWLIRLLTPRGGLVLEPFAGSGATVEAALDEGMRVVAIEKDASFVPLIASRIDRVAMRRGDG, encoded by the coding sequence ATGCCGCACGATGTCCCGCACGCCTACGGCTCCGGTCAGCTCCCTGTTGAACTCGACCGGGACGGGGCCCTGGTGCTGGGAGGTGACTCAGTCGCGGTCCTCCCCCGACTCGCCGCCGGGACCGCCGACTCGCTGGTCACCGACCCGCCATACGGTCTGGAGTTCAACGGGCACGCCTGGGACGGCACCACCGGGTTCGCGGAGTCCCTGCCGTGCCTGGATGTGTCGACGATGACCCCACCGGAGGTATTCGAAACATGGTGCGCAGCATGGGCGCGCGGAGCCATGCACGCGCTGAAGCCCGGTGCGCACCTCGCCGCGTTCGGCGGCACACGCACCTGGCACCGGATGGTGCGCGGGATCGAGAGCGCCGGTTTCGAGGTACGCGATCAGATTGCGTGGCTGTACTCGTCGGGGATGCCCAAGAGCATGGACCTCTCCCACGCACTGGACAAGCGCAACGGAGTGCTGCGCCCGGACCGGGTGGTGCAGGAGTCCGAACGCGAGGGAGTGCTGGGCGCGACGCGACGGGTAGTGCAGCACGGCGCACCGGTCAGCGATAACGCCAAGGAGTGGGCGGGATGGGGCACTGGTCTGCGCCCGTCGTTCGAGCCGATCATCATCGCCCGCAAGCCGATCCCGGGGACTGTGGTCGACAACGTCTTAACCCACGGCACCGGTGCGCTGAACATCGATGCCGCACGCTTCGGCGATGAGCGGTGGCCCACCAACGTCGCATTGGACGCCGCTCAGGCTGAGACCTTGGACCTGCTGACCGGGTCACGGCGCAGCGCTCCGACCTCGGCACGGTTCCCGATCTTCCGGTACGAGAACAAAGCTCCGGAACCCGAGCGGCCTCGTGCGTTCGGCGTCTCGCACTCGACGGTAAAACCGCTGTCACTGATGCGGTGGCTCATACGGCTGCTCACTCCGCGCGGTGGCCTCGTGTTGGAGCCGTTTGCCGGTTCAGGCGCCACCGTCGAGGCTGCGTTGGACGAGGGAATGCGGGTGGTCGCGATCGAGAAGGATGCGAGCTTCGTCCCGCTGATCGCGTCCCGCATCGACCGCGTCGCGATGCGCCGCGGTGACGGATGA
- a CDS encoding alpha/beta fold hydrolase gives MTTSARSSRKVARRLIAATTALSAFVTVIVSSPAAAHDVVSSRAAETDEGSSVGWDASLYIPGVTADGNSCVLAATLSAPDGVDAAHPAPTVILGHGYAQDRSSMTPMADLLQQHGYVTLTFDAPGFGQSTCGVGLADPAVDGMLMRSLVDVLGGKPGTAFTDPAAHTPAGAVDFVVRDDDLASATYDPRVAVLGASYGGGLAFAVASVDPRVDTIIPAATFNDLEYSLFPQAAGLTEGVRARSVGVAKTTWGLGLVAGGQVMSTLQGLGIDPGRAVRCHFARAETCGDMIAAALRGFPDEAFRAYLDQISPHASIPRITAPVLLIQGEFDTLFTFNEALASYRQLQAQGNTVRLVWGSLGHNGGSSLDYDGASPSTSQPIVARIIGWLGHWLKDDGSDLGEPFTFTKTWEAAPESGTAADPDALARITMHLGAAGTLADAPATPTAPNRKQTLLANVLALPTGVGHVDAASIDHENGVYADYSLPGTQAYWQGQVLGTPVDVVGVPRATLSVSTPSGAWRAQPGNIASQVTLYLKIYDVAPDGSRSVVGAVSTPVRVDDTRKRVDVELQGIVHRFAAGHRIGFAVAGGDLNFRGGITPALVTIDAGVDGQTLILPVAE, from the coding sequence ATGACCACAAGTGCCCGTTCTTCCCGCAAGGTTGCGCGGCGGCTCATAGCCGCCACAACTGCGTTGTCCGCATTCGTGACCGTGATTGTCTCATCGCCCGCCGCGGCACATGACGTGGTGTCCTCAAGGGCGGCAGAAACCGACGAGGGCTCGTCCGTCGGTTGGGATGCAAGCCTCTATATCCCCGGCGTCACGGCGGACGGGAACAGCTGCGTTCTCGCGGCCACATTGTCCGCGCCGGATGGCGTGGACGCTGCACATCCGGCGCCGACGGTGATTCTCGGCCACGGCTACGCGCAGGATCGCTCGTCGATGACACCAATGGCAGACCTCCTGCAGCAGCACGGGTACGTGACGCTGACATTCGACGCCCCCGGATTCGGGCAGTCCACATGCGGTGTGGGTCTCGCGGATCCGGCTGTCGATGGAATGCTGATGCGCTCTCTGGTCGATGTCCTGGGTGGAAAGCCTGGAACGGCATTTACCGATCCGGCTGCGCACACGCCGGCAGGAGCCGTCGACTTCGTCGTGCGAGATGATGACCTGGCCTCAGCCACGTACGACCCTCGTGTGGCGGTCCTGGGGGCCAGTTACGGCGGCGGCCTGGCATTCGCGGTGGCGTCGGTCGACCCACGGGTTGACACCATTATCCCCGCTGCGACGTTCAATGACCTTGAGTACTCGCTCTTTCCTCAAGCCGCCGGTCTCACCGAGGGGGTGCGAGCCCGTTCCGTGGGCGTCGCCAAGACAACCTGGGGGCTGGGGTTGGTGGCCGGCGGCCAGGTGATGTCCACGTTGCAGGGTCTCGGGATAGATCCAGGACGCGCGGTTCGATGCCATTTCGCCCGTGCAGAGACCTGCGGAGACATGATCGCGGCCGCTCTTCGCGGATTCCCGGATGAGGCGTTCCGCGCCTATCTCGATCAGATATCCCCACACGCGAGCATCCCGCGCATCACCGCCCCCGTGCTGCTGATCCAAGGCGAGTTCGACACCCTGTTCACCTTCAACGAGGCCTTGGCTAGCTACCGACAACTGCAGGCGCAGGGAAACACCGTTCGCCTCGTGTGGGGGTCGCTGGGGCACAACGGTGGGTCCTCGCTGGACTACGACGGTGCCTCGCCCTCGACGTCTCAGCCCATCGTCGCCCGGATCATCGGCTGGCTCGGCCACTGGCTAAAGGACGACGGATCGGACTTGGGTGAGCCGTTCACGTTCACCAAGACCTGGGAAGCGGCACCAGAGTCGGGCACCGCAGCGGACCCTGACGCTCTCGCGCGCATCACGATGCACCTGGGCGCAGCCGGGACCCTTGCCGACGCTCCTGCGACACCGACTGCGCCGAACAGAAAGCAGACGCTGCTGGCGAATGTTCTGGCGCTTCCGACGGGTGTCGGCCACGTCGATGCCGCGAGCATCGACCACGAGAACGGCGTATACGCCGACTACTCTCTTCCGGGTACCCAGGCGTATTGGCAGGGACAGGTGCTGGGTACTCCGGTCGACGTGGTGGGAGTGCCGAGGGCCACGCTCTCGGTGTCGACGCCGTCGGGGGCGTGGCGGGCGCAGCCGGGGAACATAGCTTCTCAGGTGACGCTGTATCTCAAAATCTATGACGTCGCTCCCGACGGCAGTCGCAGCGTGGTCGGTGCGGTGTCGACCCCGGTTCGGGTGGACGATACGCGGAAACGGGTCGACGTTGAGCTGCAGGGCATCGTGCATCGCTTCGCCGCAGGTCACAGGATCGGGTTCGCCGTCGCGGGGGGTGACCTCAACTTCCGTGGCGGCATCACCCCGGCGCTGGTGACGATCGATGCCGGCGTCGACGGGCAAACTCTCATCCTGCCCGTCGCGGAGTGA
- a CDS encoding bifunctional DNA primase/polymerase — MTTDLYETLSAVRAHTGTIRDAALTYAATGLAVFPCVPGGKQPLTERGYRDATTGARRIRGWWAWQPQANIGIATGHGLDVLDIDVHAAGDGYRILERLHRSDLVPGALAAVRTPSGGTHLYFPSDPDRPQRTWSRGTMHVDFRGTGGYVLAPPSTVTGPSRSAGYTILTLNADPRPVDGDRIRELLTPIRPRITTPRSDAARLDAGGLARWLGGAVEGNRNASLFWAACRLVEHGIDERAIHDLLDRPASAIGLGDPEVEATIRSAWRTVQLTPTAGTSSGGANPVRGGVRR; from the coding sequence ATGACTACGGACCTGTACGAGACGCTCAGCGCGGTCCGCGCACACACCGGCACGATCCGCGATGCCGCCTTGACCTACGCTGCTACGGGCCTTGCCGTGTTCCCCTGCGTCCCCGGCGGGAAGCAGCCGCTGACCGAGCGGGGCTACCGCGACGCGACCACCGGCGCCCGACGCATCCGCGGGTGGTGGGCATGGCAACCCCAAGCGAACATCGGCATCGCCACCGGACACGGCCTGGACGTACTCGATATCGATGTCCACGCCGCCGGAGACGGCTACCGCATCCTGGAACGTCTCCACCGTTCGGACCTGGTGCCCGGTGCGCTCGCCGCAGTGCGCACCCCGTCGGGTGGCACGCATCTGTACTTCCCGTCCGACCCGGATCGTCCGCAGCGAACCTGGTCGCGCGGCACGATGCACGTCGACTTCCGCGGCACCGGCGGGTACGTCCTCGCCCCGCCATCGACCGTGACCGGTCCGAGCCGGAGCGCGGGCTACACGATCCTCACGCTCAACGCCGACCCGCGCCCGGTCGACGGCGACCGTATCCGCGAGCTGCTCACTCCGATCCGTCCCCGCATCACCACACCCCGAAGCGACGCTGCGCGCCTGGACGCCGGGGGGCTTGCCCGCTGGCTCGGCGGTGCAGTGGAGGGCAACCGCAACGCGAGCCTGTTCTGGGCGGCCTGCCGGTTGGTCGAGCACGGCATCGACGAGCGGGCGATCCACGACCTGCTGGACCGGCCCGCGTCCGCGATCGGCCTGGGCGACCCGGAGGTCGAAGCGACGATCCGATCCGCCTGGCGCACCGTGCAACTCACCCCCACCGCGGGGACCAGCAGCGGAGGGGCGAATCCGGTGCGAGGAGGCGTGAGGCGATGA